One part of the Salvelinus fontinalis isolate EN_2023a chromosome 4, ASM2944872v1, whole genome shotgun sequence genome encodes these proteins:
- the LOC129853364 gene encoding protein CUSTOS-like isoform X1, producing the protein MAEDSSSEDEDLEHFKEAAWSLGTYGTNGTHNANPAVTAVVLDGVSNVKQSRRVAVSKHEHDGDELQTTPEFRAHVAKKLGAMLDRFSCISVISAETSRPCTESTKCEDGFRLFTTSVPGEFTIDPPPPPVRRRPIPSSSDSDSEMEMRLREAAVSVTDLLSSALPCGITHSLPESPSSEKMKKKKKKKNNNNNNKGEEAEREDHNSSPVPKKNKKRKALQGECGDVEHCGESSPNAKTDEEQKRPEEDILPLKKKKKKKKKKKKGANEV; encoded by the exons ATGGCCGAAGACTCAAGCAGTGAAGATGAAGATCTAGAACATTTTAAGGAAGCAGCTTGGAGTCTTGGCACATATGGAACTAATGGTACACACAATGCCAACCCGGCAG TAACTGCTGTTGTTTTAGATGGGGTAAGCAATGTCAAGCAATCCCGTCG TGTGGCTGTATCTAAACATGAACATGATGGGGACGAGTTGCAGACGACCCCAGAGTTCCGTGCGCACGTTGCAAAGAAATTAGGGGCTATGCTTGACag GTTCAGTTGTATTTCAGTGATATCTGCAGAAACATCAAGACCCTGCACAGAGTCAACCAAATGTGAAGATG GTTTCCGGCTGTTCACCACATCTGTCCCAGGAGAGTTTACCATtgatccccctcctcctcctgtaagGCGCAGGCCCATCCCCAGCTCAAG tgacagtgacagtgaaaTGGAGATGAGACTCAGAGAGGCAGCAGTGTCAGTCACAGACCTCCTATCATCAGCTCTCCCCTGCGGGATTACACATTCCCTGCCGGAGTCCCCCAGCTCAGAGaaaatgaagaagaagaagaagaagaagaacaacaacaacaacaacaaaggagaGGAGGCAGAAAGAGAGGACCATAATAGCAGCCCTGTCCCAAAGAAAAATAAGAAAAGGAAAGCTCTCCAGGGGGAGTGTGGAGATGTAGAGCACTGTGGAGAATCCTCACCTAATGCTAAAACCGATGAGGAGCAGAAGAGGccagaagaggacattctacccctgaagaagaagaagaagaagaagaagaagaagaagaaaggcgCCAATGAAGTATAA
- the LOC129853364 gene encoding protein CUSTOS-like isoform X3 — translation MSSNPVVISAETSRPCTESTKCEDGFRLFTTSVPGEFTIDPPPPPVRRRPIPSSSDSDSEMEMRLREAAVSVTDLLSSALPCGITHSLPESPSSEKMKKKKKKKNNNNNNKGEEAEREDHNSSPVPKKNKKRKALQGECGDVEHCGESSPNAKTDEEQKRPEEDILPLKKKKKKKKKKKKGANEV, via the exons ATGTCAAGCAATCCCGTCG TGATATCTGCAGAAACATCAAGACCCTGCACAGAGTCAACCAAATGTGAAGATG GTTTCCGGCTGTTCACCACATCTGTCCCAGGAGAGTTTACCATtgatccccctcctcctcctgtaagGCGCAGGCCCATCCCCAGCTCAAG tgacagtgacagtgaaaTGGAGATGAGACTCAGAGAGGCAGCAGTGTCAGTCACAGACCTCCTATCATCAGCTCTCCCCTGCGGGATTACACATTCCCTGCCGGAGTCCCCCAGCTCAGAGaaaatgaagaagaagaagaagaagaagaacaacaacaacaacaacaaaggagaGGAGGCAGAAAGAGAGGACCATAATAGCAGCCCTGTCCCAAAGAAAAATAAGAAAAGGAAAGCTCTCCAGGGGGAGTGTGGAGATGTAGAGCACTGTGGAGAATCCTCACCTAATGCTAAAACCGATGAGGAGCAGAAGAGGccagaagaggacattctacccctgaagaagaagaagaagaagaagaagaagaagaagaaaggcgCCAATGAAGTATAA
- the LOC129853364 gene encoding protein CUSTOS-like isoform X2 translates to MLDRFSCISVISAETSRPCTESTKCEDGFRLFTTSVPGEFTIDPPPPPVRRRPIPSSSDSDSEMEMRLREAAVSVTDLLSSALPCGITHSLPESPSSEKMKKKKKKKNNNNNNKGEEAEREDHNSSPVPKKNKKRKALQGECGDVEHCGESSPNAKTDEEQKRPEEDILPLKKKKKKKKKKKKGANEV, encoded by the exons ATGCTTGACag GTTCAGTTGTATTTCAGTGATATCTGCAGAAACATCAAGACCCTGCACAGAGTCAACCAAATGTGAAGATG GTTTCCGGCTGTTCACCACATCTGTCCCAGGAGAGTTTACCATtgatccccctcctcctcctgtaagGCGCAGGCCCATCCCCAGCTCAAG tgacagtgacagtgaaaTGGAGATGAGACTCAGAGAGGCAGCAGTGTCAGTCACAGACCTCCTATCATCAGCTCTCCCCTGCGGGATTACACATTCCCTGCCGGAGTCCCCCAGCTCAGAGaaaatgaagaagaagaagaagaagaagaacaacaacaacaacaacaaaggagaGGAGGCAGAAAGAGAGGACCATAATAGCAGCCCTGTCCCAAAGAAAAATAAGAAAAGGAAAGCTCTCCAGGGGGAGTGTGGAGATGTAGAGCACTGTGGAGAATCCTCACCTAATGCTAAAACCGATGAGGAGCAGAAGAGGccagaagaggacattctacccctgaagaagaagaagaagaagaagaagaagaagaagaaaggcgCCAATGAAGTATAA